CCGCGCGTATGCCGCTGCGAATCATGCGCTGCTTCAATTCCAGCGAGCCGCCGGCAAACCAGCTTATGTCGGGAAAATGCACCATCAGGCCGCGTTGCAGCGCCTCGTGCAGTCCCTGAAGGACATCGACCGGCAGCTCCTGAAAATCCTCCAGTGTCGGACGGTATCCATCGCGCACCCATTTGTGGATGCGGACGAAGCCATTCAGCTTGGCATCATAGCGGAACACCCATGTCCGGTCGGCCTCCAGCAGTTCGCCCAAATGCCCAAGCAGACGCTTGATCGCGGTATCAGACGGATATGAGGCAAGCCAGCGGGCGACATCCAGCCAGTGAGCAGGGTTCAGTGAAGTCATGAGGCTGAAGGATTAGGATACCGGAAGATCATCGACTGACTGAGGCGCCTGCATTAGGGCAAATATTCTGTTCATCGGTGGCAAGGGTCTTTATCCATAAATTTACAGCACACAATTATTCAGATTACTAATAACTAATGAGTTAGCATAAAGGTCTCCAAGTCTCCGGGCGTGGAGAAGTAACGGGATTGGAGCGAGGATGCGGAAGCGCGGCGGCATGCCTGACAGTTTGGTGAAGAATTCCAGGAACTGATAAGTTTCCAATGCAGAAACTAAACCGCACCTCAATTCGCTATCGTCAAGTTTCTTTTTTGGAAACTTGAAGCTGCCCGCACACAGGAAACTCAAAGGCCGCAATCTCATCGGCCGGAACTTACAGAGGATCCGTTATGCCCATGATCCGGCAATCACGCTGGATGATTTGGTTGCCCGCCTGGAAATCCGCGGGCTTTTTCTGAGCAAATCCACCCTTTCCAAGATCGAAAACCGGCAGCGTGTCGTCCTGGATTTCGAGGTCTTGGAAATAGCCGAGGCCCTGCGCGTCCCGATCACGCAGCTATACGGTCAAAAGTGAGCAGCCGGAACGCTTTGGCTGGAGGGGCCGCCCCCAGCCAGCAGGTGCAAAAATTGTTTTTTGCCCGCGCCCGCGTGTAACCCGCGG
This genomic stretch from Termitidicoccus mucosus harbors:
- a CDS encoding helix-turn-helix domain-containing protein is translated as MKLPAHRKLKGRNLIGRNLQRIRYAHDPAITLDDLVARLEIRGLFLSKSTLSKIENRQRVVLDFEVLEIAEALRVPITQLYGQK